Proteins encoded within one genomic window of Episyrphus balteatus chromosome 1, idEpiBalt1.1, whole genome shotgun sequence:
- the LOC129906244 gene encoding heat shock factor protein-like, producing MHTNAGVPAFLAKLWRLVEDPETNNFICWSMDGRSFIIQNQAQFARELLPLNYKHNNMASFIHQLYMYGFHKITSIDNGGLKFDRDDMEFSHPCFKRNCPYLLENIKRKIANTKSIDEKATVKPEAVSKVLNDVKAMRGRQDSLDSRFSVMKQEDEALCREIASLRQKHAKQQQISNKVVSNQKS from the exons ATGCACACAAATGCTGGAGTTCCTGCCTTTTTGGCTAAACTTTGGAGACTCGTCGAAGATCCTGAGacgaataattttatttgttggaGTATGGATGGTCGAAGTTTCATCATTCAAAATCAGGCTCAATTTGCTCGCGAACTGCTACCGCTCAATTATAAGCACAACAATATGGCAAGCTTCATTCATCAACTTTATATGTATGGATTTCATAAGATTACTTCAATTGACAATGGTGGTTTGAAATTCGATCGCGACGACATGGAATTCTCACATCCATGCTTCAAACGTAATTGTCCATATCTTCTGGAAAATATTAAACGGAAAATTGCAAACACCAAATCAATTGACGAAAAAGCAACTGTCAAACCTGAAGCCGTAAGCAAGGTATTGAATGATGTCAAGGCAATGCGCGGACGTCAGGATTCCTTAGATTCGAGATTTTCTGTAATGAAACAAGAAGACGAAGCTCTATGCCGTGAAATTGCATCACTCCGACAAAAACATGCTAAACAACAGCAAATTTCTAACAAG gtcgtttcaaatcaaaagtcctga
- the LOC129906243 gene encoding uncharacterized protein LOC129906243, producing MENLNVIFEEQLIALIKDKEFLYNTKLKEYKNVNQRNMAWDAIAKELGRTVGECRQPWKSLRDRFIKEKRKMEAPSGSAADQGAVWEFFDSLQFLSDSIQTRRQIGNFCSAPETPDSQSPLLGEGGFFGEEFERTPTPKNSRKWRRSSDFNTFFGGIQKIVMELATPSSIASTPRDIDEEFMVNMARRMQPLNVAAKMRLQTKIMEEINKELLANLEQ from the exons atggaaaatttaaatgtg atttttgaagaaCAACTAATTGCTCTGATCAAGGACAAAGAGTTCCTTTATAATACGAAGCTTAAGGAGTATAAAAACGTTAATCAGCGGAACATGGCGTGGGACGCAATAGCAAAGGAGTTGGGGAGAACAG tTGGTGAATGTCGGCAGCCTTGGAAAAGTTTGAGGGACCGCTTCATAAAGGAAAAACGAAAAATGGAAGCTCCTTCGGGAAGCGCTGCCGACCAAGGAGCTGTTTGGGAGTTTTTCGACTCCCTTCAGTTCCTTTCAGACTCAATCCAAACAAGAAG ACAAATCGGAAACTTTTGCTCCGCGCCGGAGACCCCAGATTCCCAATCGCCATTGTTGGGGGAAGGAGGCTTTTTTGGAGAGGAGTTCGAACGGACTCCTACTCCAAAAAACTCCCGAAAGTGGCGGCGAAGCAGCGACTTCAACACATTTTTTGGGGGCATCCAGAAGATAGTGATGGAACTGGCAACTCCCTCGTCAATAGCCTCAACTCCAAGAGATATTGACGAGGAGTTCATGGTGAACATGGCCCGACGGATGCAGCCACTAAATGTTGCCGCCAAAATGCggttgcaaacaaaaattatggagGAGATAAACAAAGAGCTCCTTGCCAATCTTgagcaataa
- the LOC129906239 gene encoding inactive selenide, water dikinase-like protein codes for MYTTFSKLRENAIFISNALNGQVERHILFCIQKPVISVVFNIQNHKKMSDYQNVSADALNAAHLELQGNPAALRRPFDPTAHDLESTFRLTRFADLKGRGCKVPQEVLGKLVSSLQQDYSLQDDSQFMHMAIPRIGIGLDCSVIPLRHGGLCLVQTTDFFYPIVDDPYMMGKIACANVLSDLYAMGVTECDNMLMLLAVSTKMTEKERDVVIPLIMRGFKDSALEAGTTVTGGQSVVNPWCTIGGVASTICQPNEYIVPDNAVVGDVLVMTKPLGTQVAVNAHQWLDQPERWNRIKLVVSEEDVRKAYHRAMSSMSRLNRTAARLMHKYNAHGSTDITGFGLLGHAQTLASHQKKDVSFVIHNLPVIAKMAAVAKACGNMFQLLQGHSAETSGGLLICLPREQAAAYCKDIEKQEGYQAWIIGIVEKGNKSARIIDKPRVIEVPAKD; via the coding sequence ATGTATACAACATTTTCTAAATTGAGGGAGAACGCGATTTTTATTTCCAACGCATTGAATGGTCAAGTCGAACGCCATATTTTGTTTTGCATCCAAAAACCAGTAATTTCAGTTGTTTTTAACAttcaaaaccacaaaaaaatgaGTGACTATCAAAATGTATCTGCAGACGCACTAAATGCCGCCCATTTGGAGCTCCAAGGCAATCCCGCTGCCCTGAGACGTCCATTCGATCCAACAGCACACGATCTCGAAAGCACCTTTCGTCTAACTCGTTTTGCCGATCTAAAAGGTCGCGGCTGCAAAGTACCCCAAGAAGTACTTGGAAAACTTGTCTCCTCCCTACAACAAGACTATTCTCTACAAGATGATTCTCAATTCATGCACATGGCAATACCCCGCATCGGTATCGGCCTTGATTGCTCTGTTATTCCACTCCGACATGGTGGACTTTGTTTGGTCCAAACAACCGACTTTTTCTATCCCATTGTCGACGATCCCTACATGATGGGTAAAATAGCTTGTGCCAATGTGTTGAGTGACCTCTATGCCATGGGAGTCACCGAGTGTGACAACATGTTGATGTTGCTGGCTGTAAGTACAAAGATGACCGAAAAGGAGCGGGATGTTGTCATTCCGCTGATTATGAGGGGATTCAAGGATTCTGCCTTGGAAGCTGGCACAACTGTCACAGGTGGTCAGAGTGTTGTTAATCCTTGGTGCACAATCGGTGGGGTAGCTTCGACCATTTGTCAACCCAACGAATACATTGTTCCAGACAATGCTGTGGTTGGTGACGTTTTGGTTATGACGAAACCTCTCGGGACACAAGTTGCTGTGAATGCACATCAGTGGCTTGATCAACCAGAGCGATGGAATCGCATTAAATTGGTTGTGTCGGAGGAGGATGTTCGCAAGGCATACCATAGAGCTATGAGCTCGATGTCGAGATTGAATCGGACAGCTGCTCGTTTGATGCACAAATATAACGCTCATGGGTCGACTGATATCACTGGATTTGGTTTACTCGGGCATGCACAAACTTTGGCTTCGCATCAAAAGAAAGATGTTTCTTTTGTTATTCACAATTTGCCAGTGATTGCGAAGATGGCTGCAGTAGCGAAGGCATGTGGAAATATGTTTCAATTGTTGCAGGGACATTCGGCAGAGACATCGGGTGGATTGTTGATTTGCTTGCCGAGGGAGCAGGCTGCAGCTTATTGCAAGGATATTGAGAAACAAGAAGGCTATCAGGCATGGATTATTGGGATTGTAGAGAAGGGTAATAAGAGTGCCCGGATTATTGACAAACCACGAGTTATTGAAGTTCCAGCTAAAGATTAA
- the LOC129906232 gene encoding chaoptin: MTWPSSNFVYCCILVAVILVVHQVQICISVYQEEPKYKCPERAQLIYPCNCEKGSDNGISVRCENVNLATLSVALQNLGALNTLVLDLTIYKGNIARLYGPLFSKIRAQRLILNEVSIKTIEEHTFHGINKTLEELHIINSKIEIFPAEALGILSKLTTLNIHGHNIETLNKDIFLGKEVANRLEVVRITNGSLKELQIESLQPLRKLKTLDLNGNRLQVLKKNQFKNLRDVENLDISFNNITKLEAQHIADLTKLGWCNASNNAIADLPRGTFARNSVLKVLNLSFNKIQRLDANSFRGMRFLRRLYLNDNQLSDIGRGTFGSITRIGTIDIARNLLKKIEFQMFSQLNYVEILDIAENNITIVEKHSFKDIYQCKINISHNAIEKIEPLAFENCVNITVLDLSYNNLTEFVKGTFDETTYPTEFQLSHNFFTDLSNVPLQNMSGLKILNVSYNNIEIIPKNTFPKLYELHTIDVAHNNITSIANGVFQMLFSLRSLNISHNSLDEIKTSVFGTMPTVLELDLSHNKLTSIVRGALAKLTSLRQLNLENNMLEKLFQIPISLNELHLANNNLKSIPPGTWPVMNSLLYLDLAGNNLSDSLEGDNFKGLLVLQTLILNKNNITSPPKQSLTDMSTLQYLHLEDNNITKLEKSAFGKLPVLFHLNLHKNNIDELSKRSFDGLLQLLLLNLSSNALSTIPTETFVGLPSLRVLDLANNNLKKFDNKTNGVFDDLISLEKLNLSYNKISFVTKKTFPSNKYIPYNLRDLDLSYNSMPVLTYDITFGTKKLFKLNLSHNHINEIRKGVLGNLTSLRSLDLSYNSLTDLAESFLDLPENLTSLNIRNNAVYKIPFDKMLMKLKLESLDLRDNNLDKIPISLLMAIKNESEVFFNGNPLYCNCAVRPFKHYLLSQTNVSEEYTNITCSTPAHLSNQPVNLIADENLQCNSEDNLIYQDEMFDILPDVRFRDVSVQGDQVIVKWFVTSNKDISEFSVYIRNKKNEIFYQKEFGYMQRTASISTLNIENAIKDGSTAEICIISKESSGVTGRWFESQCVNTPNVSKKSFRGSLWARSSSSGKSHFILYSNIVILVIISYFI, from the exons ATGACTTGGCCGAGTTcgaattttgtttattgttgtaTACTCGTTGCGGTCATTCTGGTAGTTCACCAAGTCCAAATATGCATTTCCGTTTATCAGGAAGAACCGAAATACAAATGTCCAGAGAG GGCACAATTAATCTACCCATGTAATTGCGAGAAAGGTTCGGATAATGGAATATCTGTAAGATGCGAAAATGTTAATCTCGCAACGCTCTCTGTGGCTCTTCAAAACCTAGGAGCTCTAAATACCCTTGTACTTGATCTGACGATTTACAAAGGAAACATTG ctCGTTTGTATGGTCCACTTTTCTCCAAAATAAGGGCTCAACGATTGATTCTTAACGAAGTCTCAATAAAGACAATTGAAGAGCATACATTTCATGGAATAAATAAGACCTTAGAAGAGCTCCATATAATCAACagcaaaattgaaatatttcctGCGGAAGCACTTGGG ATTCTTAGTAAACTGACAACACTCAATATCCACGGACATAACATTGAAACATtgaataaagatatttttttgggaaaagaAGTGGCAAATCGTCTCGAAGTCGTTCGTATTACTAATGGATCATTAAAGGAACTTCAAATAGAATCACTTCAG CCCCTGCGAAAACTAAAAACACTGGATCTCAATGGTAATCGATTgcaagttctaaaaaaaaatcagtttaaaaatcTAAGGGATGTTGAGAACCTGGATATAAGTTTTAACAATATAACGAAATTGGAAGCACAACATATCGCGGATCTGACGAAACTTGGATGGTGCAATGCTTCAAATAATGCAATTGCAGACCTACCACG tGGAACTTTTGCCAGAAATTCTGTTCTTAAGGTTTTAAATCTTTCATTTAACAAGATTCAGCGTTTGGATGCTAATAGCTTTAGAGGAATGCGTTTCTTaag GCGATTGTATTTAAATGATAACCAACTATCTGATATTGGAAGAGGAACATTTGGATCTATAACTCGAATTGGAACGATTGATATAGCTAGAAACTTGttgaagaaaattgaatttcaaatgTTTTCCCAGCTGAATTATGTTGAG atattaGACATTGCGGAAAACAACATTACAATAGTTGAAAAACattcatttaaagatatttatcaatgtaaaataaatatatcacaCAATGCAATTGAGAAAATCGAACCATTGGCATTTGAAAACTGTGTTAATATAACTGTTTTGGATTTATCTTATAACAATTTGACTGAATTTGTCAAAGGAACATTCGATGAAACAACTTATCCAACTGAATTTCAACTTTCTCATAATTTTTTCACTGATTtatcaaat GTACCACTGCAAAATATGAgtggtttgaaaatattgaatgttTCCTACAACAATATTgaaattattccaaaaaatacTTTCCCGAAGCTATACGAATTGCATACAATTGATGTTGCACATAACAATATTACCTCAATCGCAAATGGAGTCTTTCAAATGTTATTTTCGTTGAGGAGTTTAAATATTAGTCACAACAGTTTGGATGAAATAAAAACTTCGGTATTTGGCACAATGCCAACAGTCCTGGAATTGGATCTTAGCCATAACAAATTAACTTCAATCGTACGTGGCGCCCTAGCAAAACTTACAAGTCTTCGACAACTTAATCTAGAGAACAATATGttggaaaaactttttcaaataccaATTTCCTTAAATGAACTTCACTTGgctaataataatttgaaatcaattCCTCCTGGTACATGGCCAGTAATGAATTCTCTTCTCTATCTTGATTTAGCCGGAAATAATTTGAGTGATTCGCTGGAAGGAGACAATTTTAAAGGACTATTGGTTTTACAAACATTGATCTTGAATAAGAACAATATAACCTCTCCACCAAAACAAAGTTTAACTGATATGTCAACACTGCAATATTTGCATTTAGAG gatAATAATATAACGAAATTGGAAAAGAGCGCTTTTGGAAAGTTACCTGTTCTGTTTCACTTGAACTTGCATAAGAATAATATTGATGAATTAAG CAAACGTTCTTTTGATGGTCTCCTTCAACTCTTATTACTGAATCTCTCTTCAAACGCTTTGAGTACAATTCCTACTGAAACATTTGTAGGGCTTCCTTCACTTCGTGTTCTAGATTTAGCAAACAATAACTTGAAAAAATTTGACAACAAAACCAACGGAGTATTTGATGATTTAATAAGTTTGGAAAag cttaacttaagttataacaaaataagttttgtaACAAAGAAAACGTTTCCTTCAAATAAGTACATTCCGTATAATTTAAGAGATTTGGACTTGAGCTACAACTCGATGCCGGTGTTAACATATGATATTACATTTGGTaccaaaaaattgttcaaactCAACCTTTCACATAATCATATAAATGAGATTAGAAAAG GTGTTCTAGGAAATTTAACATCTTTGAGATCATTAGATTTGTCATACAACAGCTTGACGGATTTAGCAGAAAGCTTTTTAGATCTGCCCGAAAATTTGACTTCACTCAATATTCGAAACAATGCAGTATACAAGATACCATTTGATAAAATGCTGATGAAACTTAAATTGGAAAGTCTGGATTTGCGTGATAATAATTTGGACAAAATACCAATAAGCTTGCTTATGGCAATCAAAAATGAATCAGAAGTATTCTTCAACGGAAATCCTTTATACTGCAATTGTGCAGTTCGACCTTTTAAGCATTATCTTCTATCACAAACAAATGTATCGGAAGAATATACAAACATTACTTGTTCAACGCCAGCTCATTTATCTAATCAACCAGTGAATTTAATCGCAGATGAGAATTTACAATGTAATTCAGAAGATAATTTGATCTATCAAGATGAAATGTTTGATATTTTACCAGACGTTCGTTTCCGAGATGTAAGTGT GCAAGGAGACCAAGTTATTGTAAAATGGTTTGTTACTTCGAATAAGGATATTTCGGAATTTTCTGTCTATATACGGAATAAGAAAAATGAGATATTCTATCAAAAAGAGTTTGGTTACATGCAAAGGACAGCCAGCATTTCAACTTTAAACATTGAAAACGCAATTAAAGATGGAAGCACTGCCGAAATATGTATTATTTCAAAGGAGAGTAGCGGAGTTACTGGGCGATGGTTTGAGTCGCAATGCGTAAATACGCCGAACgtatcaaaaaaatcgtttcGTGGAAGCTTATGGGCGCGCAGCAGTTCGTCTGGCAAaagtcattttattttatactcaaACATCGTTATTTTGGTGAtaataagttattttatttga